One genomic segment of Pseudomonas fortuita includes these proteins:
- a CDS encoding RHS repeat domain-containing protein — translation MTTKSMLHSNAFNFLSFINNSVDPRTGQYTLGIELPELAANNLSGPSLPLHIGFNPMNTQDSGFGMGWTLNLTQYDPASNLLHLHTGESYKVTGSDASDGTGKVFKERKLRSFHFHDHGSGWRVEHKAGLIELLELQGPSDNRVALPTRVEAPSGHGITLSYSNFQGAPCLTGIKDDTGLELLAINYTSAEIILALHPRSGPGGTALATYTLQLDQRFTPAVRLPHTIVLPSDDKASWGLTYDKVRGVVCLKTVRTPVGGTETIDYNDAGHRFPGDAHDPLPRVTRHTIKPGFDQPDMVTTYNYTSNNFLGMGSGISWRDNGEDNLYQFTGTSFSYGSTATYLVGDTPLRSIERSFNRFHLLTLQRTEQAHEVYDEGAEQPRRETCIEEVETIYHETNASFEQQPAYFQMPRHQFKRWKIKELPTRLREEVLITDYDDHGNLKLESQAAAPVYQGDAIDELATLAGTIHARHTYYPHTGEGSDCPADPQLFTRSRKTSTVHPATTGEGQAQTLRTRFRYQHLPALGGSEVGKGWLEAHEEDLMQVIGEQEQGLQYTVRHYENAPATALQHGRMTRQVQTLNGYDTKVEHRFAKRAELGDEVLEEVRTFTGFDHGQALDGGTIRHAQKVSTLHHSVFINQPMLNYDDNDVQIAYAYDALRRVIKETVSPNDEDLKAEREYTYTLVSGAGGQADQTAKDVKGVITRTLVDGLNRVVAQSRQDADNVDVNKRAGWRPRYAAQYDALGNLVGETDFDWMDYPEQQPCELALPRQMLFDGWGRQYCEIAADRVRHFDRYDPIGISGSPGPSRTQWRESADGTQRSARTVTWLTLFDEPARVERFDADAKSYSINLTFHDGLQRKAREVNARSETQRFVYDVFDRLMDETLADDSVVHRDYAEHSREDLPVQISVNGMVLGEQRFDGLDRMVKSITGGRVREFGFKPGEMKPSTVLTPSNQLIEYRYQPELSDEPQLRQIVEKGIKADYEFDNKNARLKRCEELGLVLSREYFSHGEVKSETREYEGETHVMHYQASLLGRQLAYTDVVGGQQSYAYDRYGRLDKTTLGTMTANFEYDGLGRLFKTRTTEGSQYLETRLAFDEFDREVKREFDTGATLQSLTQGYDAEDAIVWKTLGEGEILEVLRHETYVYDIRGRLRIYNCEGRLSPEDPYGNIIREQVFRFDELDNITRVSTTYPEGNNLARYYFEEDDPAQLSRIENSHADYPTNIKLEYDCDGNLTCDDAGRKLTYDGLGRLISVEAPQLFGEAFDQQGNRVWDQGNRRFTADEQGNVIRVDVPSVTRPISGVRRRQGAGGKLLSAWREESGRLLWCDTVQRAETAEYGYDALDRLTSQAY, via the coding sequence ATGACTACCAAATCAATGCTGCATTCAAACGCCTTCAACTTCCTGAGTTTCATCAACAACAGCGTCGACCCCCGCACCGGCCAATACACGCTGGGCATCGAGTTGCCGGAGCTCGCCGCCAACAATCTCAGCGGCCCGTCGTTGCCCCTGCACATCGGCTTCAACCCGATGAACACCCAGGACTCGGGCTTCGGCATGGGCTGGACACTCAACCTCACCCAGTACGACCCCGCCAGCAACCTGCTGCACCTGCACACCGGCGAAAGCTATAAGGTCACAGGCAGCGACGCCAGTGACGGCACCGGCAAGGTATTCAAGGAACGCAAGCTCAGAAGCTTCCACTTCCACGACCACGGCAGCGGCTGGCGCGTTGAGCACAAGGCCGGCCTGATCGAGCTGCTGGAACTGCAAGGCCCCAGCGACAACCGCGTTGCCCTGCCCACCCGGGTCGAGGCGCCTTCGGGCCATGGCATCACCCTTAGCTACAGTAATTTCCAGGGGGCCCCTTGCCTGACCGGCATCAAGGACGACACTGGGCTCGAGCTGCTGGCCATCAACTACACCAGCGCTGAAATCATCCTTGCCCTGCACCCCAGATCCGGCCCAGGCGGCACCGCCCTGGCGACCTACACGCTCCAGCTCGACCAGCGTTTCACCCCCGCGGTTCGCCTGCCCCATACCATCGTGCTGCCCAGCGACGACAAGGCCAGCTGGGGGCTCACTTACGACAAGGTGCGTGGTGTGGTGTGCCTGAAAACCGTGCGTACACCCGTCGGCGGCACCGAAACCATCGACTACAACGATGCCGGCCACCGCTTCCCCGGCGATGCGCACGACCCGTTGCCCCGGGTTACCAGGCACACCATCAAGCCTGGCTTCGACCAGCCCGACATGGTCACCACCTACAACTACACCAGCAACAACTTCCTCGGCATGGGCAGTGGCATTTCCTGGCGCGACAATGGCGAGGACAACCTCTACCAATTCACCGGTACTAGCTTCAGCTACGGCTCGACTGCCACCTACCTCGTCGGCGACACACCGCTGCGCAGCATCGAGCGCAGCTTCAACCGCTTCCACCTGCTGACCCTGCAACGTACCGAGCAAGCCCATGAGGTATACGACGAAGGCGCCGAGCAGCCCCGTCGCGAAACCTGTATTGAAGAAGTCGAGACCATTTACCACGAAACCAATGCCAGTTTCGAGCAGCAACCGGCTTACTTCCAGATGCCCAGGCATCAGTTCAAGCGCTGGAAGATCAAGGAGCTTCCCACCCGGCTGCGTGAGGAAGTGCTCATTACCGACTACGACGATCATGGCAACCTGAAGCTGGAGTCCCAGGCCGCAGCACCGGTCTATCAAGGCGATGCGATCGACGAGCTCGCCACCCTGGCCGGCACGATCCACGCCCGGCACACTTACTACCCGCACACCGGCGAAGGCAGCGATTGCCCGGCCGACCCGCAGCTGTTCACCCGTAGCCGCAAGACCAGCACCGTGCACCCGGCCACCACCGGCGAAGGCCAGGCGCAGACCCTGCGCACCCGTTTCCGTTACCAGCACCTGCCAGCGCTGGGCGGCTCAGAGGTGGGCAAGGGCTGGCTCGAGGCCCATGAGGAAGACCTGATGCAGGTCATTGGGGAGCAGGAGCAGGGGCTGCAGTACACCGTCCGTCACTACGAGAACGCGCCTGCAACTGCACTGCAGCACGGCCGCATGACCCGGCAGGTGCAGACGCTCAATGGCTACGATACGAAAGTTGAGCACCGGTTCGCCAAACGCGCAGAGTTGGGTGATGAGGTGCTGGAGGAGGTGCGCACCTTCACCGGTTTCGACCATGGCCAAGCGCTTGATGGTGGCACTATTCGCCACGCCCAGAAGGTATCTACCCTGCACCATTCTGTGTTCATCAACCAGCCCATGCTGAACTACGACGATAATGATGTGCAAATCGCTTACGCTTACGATGCCTTACGGCGTGTGATCAAGGAAACGGTCTCGCCAAATGACGAAGACTTGAAAGCCGAGCGCGAATACACCTATACCTTGGTCAGCGGGGCGGGCGGGCAGGCCGATCAAACCGCCAAGGATGTCAAGGGGGTGATTACCCGCACCCTGGTCGATGGGCTCAATCGGGTGGTCGCGCAGTCACGCCAGGACGCCGACAATGTTGACGTCAACAAGCGCGCCGGCTGGCGGCCGCGCTATGCTGCCCAATACGACGCGCTGGGCAATTTGGTTGGCGAAACCGATTTCGACTGGATGGACTACCCGGAGCAGCAACCCTGCGAGTTGGCGTTGCCGCGGCAGATGCTGTTCGATGGCTGGGGCCGGCAGTATTGCGAAATCGCAGCGGACAGGGTGCGTCACTTTGATCGCTACGATCCGATTGGCATCTCTGGCTCGCCAGGGCCCAGCCGAACGCAGTGGCGCGAGTCCGCTGATGGCACGCAGCGCAGCGCCAGAACCGTCACCTGGCTTACCCTGTTCGATGAGCCAGCGCGTGTCGAGCGGTTTGATGCCGACGCCAAGTCGTACAGCATCAACCTGACGTTCCATGATGGTTTGCAGCGCAAAGCGCGTGAAGTCAATGCTCGCAGTGAAACTCAGCGCTTTGTCTACGATGTATTCGATCGTCTGATGGATGAAACCCTCGCTGATGACAGCGTGGTGCACCGCGACTACGCCGAGCATAGCCGAGAGGATCTGCCTGTCCAGATCAGTGTCAACGGCATGGTGTTGGGCGAGCAGCGTTTCGATGGCCTGGACCGCATGGTCAAATCGATCACGGGTGGGCGGGTGCGCGAATTCGGTTTCAAGCCGGGCGAGATGAAACCCAGCACGGTCTTGACCCCAAGCAATCAACTGATCGAGTACCGCTATCAGCCTGAGCTCAGTGACGAACCGCAGTTGCGGCAGATCGTCGAGAAGGGGATCAAGGCCGACTACGAGTTCGACAACAAGAACGCGCGTCTGAAGCGCTGCGAGGAACTGGGGCTGGTACTGTCGCGTGAGTATTTCAGCCACGGGGAGGTCAAGAGCGAGACCCGGGAGTATGAGGGTGAAACCCATGTCATGCACTACCAGGCCAGTTTGCTGGGGCGCCAGCTGGCTTACACCGACGTAGTCGGCGGGCAGCAGTCCTATGCCTACGACCGCTACGGCAGGCTGGACAAAACGACATTGGGCACGATGACGGCGAACTTCGAATACGATGGCCTTGGGCGGCTGTTCAAGACCCGGACCACGGAAGGTAGCCAATACCTTGAAACACGACTGGCATTTGACGAATTCGACAGAGAAGTGAAGCGTGAATTCGACACGGGCGCTACGCTGCAATCGCTGACCCAAGGTTACGATGCGGAAGATGCGATCGTGTGGAAGACACTGGGTGAAGGTGAAATCCTTGAAGTGTTACGCCATGAAACCTACGTATACGACATTCGTGGCCGGTTGCGCATCTATAATTGCGAGGGCCGCCTTTCTCCCGAGGACCCGTATGGCAATATCATACGGGAGCAGGTGTTCCGGTTTGATGAACTGGACAACATTACCCGGGTCAGTACGACCTATCCCGAAGGTAATAACCTGGCCAGGTACTACTTCGAGGAAGACGACCCGGCGCAACTGAGCCGCATCGAAAACAGCCATGCAGATTACCCGACCAATATCAAGCTGGAATATGACTGCGATGGCAATCTTACCTGCGACGATGCCGGGCGCAAGTTGACGTACGATGGGCTCGGGCGGCTGATCAGTGTGGAAGCCCCCCAATTGTTCGGCGAGGCGTTCGACCAACAGGGCAACCGTGTCTGGGACCAGGGTAATCGGCGATTCACGGCTGACGAGCAAGGCAATGTGATCAGGGTGGATGTGCCATCTGTAACACGCCCAATCAGTGGCGTTAGGCGCAGACAAGGGGCTGGAGGGAAGCTGTTGTCAGCCTGGCGTGAGGAAAGCGGCAGGCTCTTGTGGTGTGACACCGTACAGCGCGCTGAAACTGCAGAGTATGGGTATGATGCGTTGGACAGATTGACCAGTCAGGCATATTAA